Proteins from a genomic interval of Sugiyamaella lignohabitans strain CBS 10342 chromosome C, complete sequence:
- the SVP26 gene encoding Svp26p (Integral membrane protein of the early Golgi apparatus and ER; involved in COP II vesicle transport; may also function to promote retention of proteins in the early Golgi compartment; GO_component: GO:0030134 - ER to Golgi transport vesicle [Evidence IDA] [PMID 16957051]; GO_component: GO:0005794 - Golgi apparatus [Evidence IEA,IEA]; GO_component: GO:0005783 - endoplasmic reticulum [Evidence IDA] [PMID 14562095]; GO_component: GO:0030173 - integral component of Golgi membrane [Evidence IDA] [PMID 16107716]; GO_component: GO:0030176 - integral component of endoplasmic reticulum membrane [Evidence IDA] [PMID 16957051]; GO_component: GO:0016021 - integral component of membrane [Evidence IEA]; GO_component: GO:0016021 - integral component of membrane [Evidence ISM] [PMID 12192589]; GO_component: GO:0016020 - membrane [Evidence IEA]; GO_function: GO:0097020 - COPII adaptor activity [Evidence IMP,IPI] [PMID 20236934]; GO_process: GO:0006888 - ER to Golgi vesicle-mediated transport [Evidence IDA,IMP] [PMID 16957051]; GO_process: GO:0031505 - fungal-type cell wall organization [Evidence IGI,IMP] [PMID 16107716]; GO_process: GO:0006486 - protein glycosylation [Evidence IMP] [PMID 16107716]; GO_process: GO:0045053 - protein retention in Golgi apparatus [Evidence IMP] [PMID 16107716]; GO_process: GO:0015031 - protein transport [Evidence IEA]; GO_process: GO:0006810 - transport [Evidence IEA]) codes for MVVLTLLSYLGTLSAFVFLTMAVASGLYYLSEQVEEHTVWTKTVLTRAIYGIIGIHVLLLIFDGFPWLLTVGSIATHILYLQNLKRFPFIQLYSGIFISSCIAVVANHWLWFRYFSDPSIPPAIILIERPDYAGPTHPPFSQVASFFGICVWLIPFSLFISLSVGDNVLPTSYSTNFDNDQDESGAAKAKRRSAGLAKVAVEWFYKVIADIGRKFGYEIETGKGPLI; via the coding sequence ATGGTGGTACTAACTTTATTGTCATACTTAGGAACCTTGTCAgcatttgtatttttgacAATGGCAGTTGCTTCCGGgctttattatttgtcgGAACAGGTTGAAGAGCATACAGTCTGGACTAAAACTGTTTTAACGAGGGCCATATATGGAATTATAGGTATACATGTGCTcctgttgatatttgacGGATTCCCTTGGTTGTTGACAGTCGGATCAATTGCTACCCATATTTTGTATCTACAAAATCTTAAGCGATTCCCCTTCATTCAATTATATAGCggcatatttatttcaagtTGTATTGCTGTAGTCGCCAACCACTGGTTGTGGTTCAGATACTTTTCGGACCCTTCTATTCCACCAGCTATCATTTTGATTGAACGCCCCGATTATGCTGGACCCACACATCCTCCCTTCTCTCAAGTGGCATCATTTTTCGGTATTTGTGTATGGCTCATTCCTTtctcattatttattagtcTTAGTGTGGGTGACAATGTCCTGCCTACCAGCTACAGCACCAACTTTGATAATGATCAAGATGagtctggtgctgccaaggcCAAACGAAGAAGTGCTGGCCTTGCCAAAGTCGCGGTGGAATGGTTCTACAAGGTTATTGCCGATATTGGCCGTAAGTTTGGATACGAAATTGAGACTGGGAAGGGTCCCTTAATTTaa
- the PRS2 gene encoding ribose phosphate diphosphokinase subunit PRS2 (5-phospho-ribosyl-1(alpha)-pyrophosphate synthetase, synthesizes PRPP; which is required for nucleotide, histidine, and tryptophan biosynthesis; one of five related enzymes, which are active as heteromultimeric complexes; PRS2 has a paralog, PRS4, that arose from the whole genome duplication; GO_component: GO:0005737 - cytoplasm [Evidence IEA,IEA]; GO_component: GO:0005737 - cytoplasm [Evidence IDA] [PMID 14562095]; GO_function: GO:0005524 - ATP binding [Evidence IEA]; GO_function: GO:0016301 - kinase activity [Evidence IEA]; GO_function: GO:0000287 - magnesium ion binding [Evidence IEA]; GO_function: GO:0046872 - metal ion binding [Evidence IEA]; GO_function: GO:0000166 - nucleotide binding [Evidence IEA]; GO_function: GO:0004749 - ribose phosphate diphosphokinase activity [Evidence IEA,IEA]; GO_function: GO:0004749 - ribose phosphate diphosphokinase activity [Evidence IGI] [PMID 15280369]; GO_function: GO:0016740 - transferase activity [Evidence IEA]; GO_process: GO:0006015 - 5-phosphoribose 1-diphosphate biosynthetic process [Evidence IEA]; GO_process: GO:0006015 - 5-phosphoribose 1-diphosphate biosynthetic process [Evidence IMP] [PMID 10212224]; GO_process: GO:0006015 - 5-phosphoribose 1-diphosphate biosynthetic process [Evidence IGI] [PMID 15280369]; GO_process: GO:0044249 - cellular biosynthetic process [Evidence IEA]; GO_process: GO:0031505 - fungal-type cell wall organization [Evidence IPI] [PMID 15470112]; GO_process: GO:0009165 - nucleotide biosynthetic process [Evidence IEA,IEA]; GO_process: GO:0016310 - phosphorylation [Evidence IEA]; GO_process: GO:0009156 - ribonucleoside monophosphate biosynthetic process [Evidence IEA]): protein MSVSTNSIKLLAGNSHPELAKLVSQKLGVELSKIQVSQYSNQETSVTIGESVRDEDVFILQTGCGEVNDYLMELLIIIHACKTASARRITAVIPNFPYARQDKKDKGRAPITAKLMANMLQTAGCNHVITMDLHASQIQGFFEVPVDNLYAEPTVLRYIRDQVDYSNSVIVSPDAGGAKRAAALADRLDLNFALIHKERQKANEVSRMVLVGYVQDKVCILVDDMADTCGTLVKAAETLISHGAKKVIAIVTHGIFSGDAVNRINNSPLDKVVSTNTVPHDNIQAQCPKLDHIDISPTLAEAIRRLHNGESVSYLFTHAPLG, encoded by the coding sequence ATGTCAGtttcaacaaactcaattaAGCTCCTAGCGGGTAACTCGCACCCAGAATTGGCTAAACTGGTAAGCCAGAAGCTCGGTGTTGAGCTTAGCAAGATCCAGGTTTCGCAATATTCGAATCAAGAGACCTCTGTGACAATCGGCGAATCAGTCCGTGACGAAGATGTCTTCATTCTTCAAACTGGATGTGGAGAGGTTAACGACTATCTCATGGAGCTGCTTATTATAATTCACGCCTGTAAAACAGCATCTGCTCGAAGAATCACTGCTGTTATCCCCAACTTCCCATATGCTCGTCAGGATAAAAAGGACAAGGGAAGAGCTCCTATTACTGCGAAGCTCATGGCTAACATGCTCCAAACTGCTGGATGTAACCATGTCATCACTATGGACCTGCACGCCAGTCAGATTCAAGGCTTTTTCGAGGTTCCTGTAGATAATTTATATGCGGAACCCACTGTGCTGCGATATATTAGGGATCAAGTCGACTATTCCAATTCAGTTATCGTTTCTCCcgatgctggtggtgctaaGAGAGCCGCTGCTTTAGCCGACAGACTGGATCTTAACTTTGCACTTATTCATAAAGAAAGACAAAAGGCAAATGAAGTCTCCCGCATGGTCCTCGTGGGTTATGTACAAGACAAAGTTTGTATCCTTGTTGACGACATGGCCGATACCTGTGGTACTCTGGTCAAAGCTGCTGAGACATTAATATCCCATGGTGCTAAAAAGGTCATAGCCATTGTTACTCACGGTATTTTCTCTGGAGATGCTGTCAACCGTATCAACAATAGCCCCTTAGACAAAGTCGTGAGTACGAATACTGTTCCCCATGATAATATCCAAGCCCAATGCCCAAAACTCGACCATATCGACATCAGTCCCACTCTTGCCGAAGCCATCCGTCGTCTCCACAACGGAGAGAGTGTATCCTATTTATTCACCCATGCCCCTCTAGGCTAG
- the SLY41 gene encoding Sly41p (Protein involved in ER-to-Golgi transport; GO_component: GO:0005783 - endoplasmic reticulum [Evidence IDA] [PMID 14562095]; GO_component: GO:0005783 - endoplasmic reticulum [Evidence IDA] [PMID 23613772]; GO_component: GO:0016021 - integral component of membrane [Evidence IEA,IEA]; GO_component: GO:0016021 - integral component of membrane [Evidence ISM] [PMID 12192589]; GO_component: GO:0016020 - membrane [Evidence IEA,IEA]; GO_function: GO:0003674 - molecular_function [Evidence ND]; GO_function: GO:0005215 - transporter activity [Evidence IEA]; GO_process: GO:0006888 - ER to Golgi vesicle-mediated transport [Evidence IGI] [PMID 1903839]; GO_process: GO:0006810 - transport [Evidence IEA,IEA]), translated as MSTLSILHVQDFNKTISVDSSQYGETVSRTQTPLQAKWDIVPIRDCNSSVLLSPRAENLPSPSRHNYPPRRTRSQTELVPASSGLAKSVSSPGTSISSPSTPANIGIPQAGYVAIFNLPDPSLTVMAGGGARSATATTSGTGPISGTASQLSSSATFSLRGGGMDPGSSGTRARTNSGPPRPAIIKTTFVDQNNSSNGSDDTSSSPLTLNSASSGTSIGTGFHNVEAVTGSVHGVSGKNPHVRHRDSLSLNGSSAQNFGVMPVTSGTKTATGSAASAGGAYEPGSLTGPVNGSVFSSDSSEETLVAALSPVGAPPGGLSSSFIPNHNNQHLHHIHNQRATSGLLPLAGGNAARRHRSKSFSETVSETSQEAIRQLAPPISLPLVLTCIAWYSTSAMSNTLNKSILTAFPYPVSLSMVQFTLAASFGISTMKLAQISPDIALALPKGIISPGRVGFRPPTKAILMATAPMGMFQLSGHILSHMSTSLIPVSLVHTIKALSPLFTVAAYRLLFGVSYKRSTYLSLIPLTLGVIMTCSVEFSSHFMGLVYALIAALIFVSQNMFSKKLLTSGNTGGDESTKLDKLNVLCYCSSLAFIFTFPLWFFTEGIGLLGDYSRSSGNFFGASSNGVDAGSIMSTSGLMLAFLINGFVHFAQNLLAFQVLGMVSPVTYSVASLIKRIVVITVAIIWFGQRVTGTQGWGILLTFLGLYLYDRCGGDKTKNYEPKSSVLPK; from the coding sequence ATGTCGACTCTCTCAATACTGCACGTGCAGGACTTCAATAAGACAATTTCCGTCGATTCATCCCAATATGGAGAGACAGTATCAAGAACTCAAACCCCGTTACAGGCAAAATGGGATATTGTACCAATCCGAGATTGTAATTCTTCGGTGTTATTATCGCCTAGAGCGGAAAATCTCCCTTCTCCTTCGCGTCATAATTACCCCCCTCGGAGAACCAGATCTCAAACTGAGCTTGTACCAGCTTCATCCGGTTTAGCCaagtctgtttcttctcctgGAACTTCGATTTCGTCTCCTTCTACTCCAGCTAATATAGGTATACCCCAAGCTGGATACGTTGCTATTTTTAACCTACCTGATCCGTCATTGACTGTaatggctggtggtggtgcacGGTCAGCAACAGCCACTACCAGTGGTACTGGACCTATTTCCGGCACTGCTTCACAATTATCCTCATCTGCTACATTTTCTCTTCGAGGAGGTGGAATGGATCCAGGATCAAGTGGTACTCGTGCTCGAACCAATAGTGGTCCGCCTCGTCCTGCTATTATCAAAACAACCTTTGTTGATCAGAACAATAGTTCTAATGGATCTGACGACACTTCCAGTTCACCTTTAACTTTAAATAGTGCTAGTAGTGGCACAAGTATAGGTACTGGCTTTCATAATGTTGAGGCTGTGACGGGGTCTGTTCATGGAGTCAGTGGAAAGAATCCCCATGTTAGACATAGAGACAGCCTAAGCCTTAATGGATCCTCGGCGCAAAATTTTGGTGTCATGCCCGTAACTTCTGGAACTAAAACTGCCACGGgctctgctgctagtgcAGGTGGAGCATATGAGCCGGGCTCTTTGACCGGTCCTGTTAACGGATCCGTCTTCTCCAGCGATTCGTCTGAAGAGACACTAGTGGCAGCTCTAAGTCCAGTGGGTGCACCCCCTGGCGGTCTATCTTCATCATTTATCCCAAATCACAAtaatcagcatcttcatcatattcACAATCAGAGAGCAACTTCTGGTTTACTACCATTAGCTGGCGGGAATGCCGCGCGACGTCATAGATCTAAATCTTTCTCAGAAACAGTTAGTGAGACTAGCCAAGAAGCGATAAGGCAACTGGCTCCTCCCATTAGTTTACCACTTGTTTTAACCTGTATTGCATGGTATAGCACATCGGCCATGTCTAACACATTGAACAAGTCGATTCTCACTGCGTTTCCATACCCAGTAAGTTTGTCAATGGTTCAGTTCACCCTGGCTGCATCCTTTGGAATATCTACTATGAAGCTTGCTCAAATATCTCCAGATATTGCTCTAGCTCTACCTAAGGGAATCATCTCTCCAGGAAGAGTGGGATTCCGACCACCTACTAAGGCGATTCTTATGGCTACAGCACCAATGGGAATGTTCCAGCTTTCAGGCCATATATTATCTCATATGTCCACCTCATTAATCCCTGTGTCACTAGTGCATACAATCAAAGCATTATCTCCTCTGTTCACGGTAGCTGCATACCGATTGTTATTTGGCGTTTCGTATAAACGATCCACCTACCTTTCACTTATCCCCTTGACACTGGGTGTCATTATGACCTGTTCAGTCGAATTCAGTTCGCATTTCATGGGACTGGTATATGCATTAATAGCAGCCTTGATTTTTGTCTCCCAAAATATGTTTTCCAAAAAGCTACTAACATCTGGCAACACTGGAGGGGACGAGTCAACTAAGCTTGACAAACTCAATGTTCTTTGCTATTGTTCTTCTCTAGCATTTATATTTACGTTTCCATTGTGGTTTTTTACTGAGGGAATTGGCCTGTTAGGTGACTACTCGCGATCGAGTGGTAACTTTTTTGGCGCTTCCTCTAATGGTGTAGATGCAGGTAGTATCATGTCCACCTCGGGCCTGATGCTTGCGTTCCTCATAAATGGATTTGTACACTTCGCTCAGAACTTGTTAGCATTCCAGGTTCTGGGTATGGTTAGCCCGGTGACATATTCGGTGGCTAGTTTGATAAAGCGCATTGTCGTAATCACCGTTGCCATAATCTGGTTCGGCCAAAGGGTCACTGGTACACAGGGCTGGGGAATACTTTTGACTTTCCTGGGGCTGTACCTCTATGACCGTTGCGGTGGCGATAAGACCAAAAACTATGAGCCAAAATCATCGGTTCTGCCTAAATAG